Within Nosocomiicoccus ampullae, the genomic segment CAAATCTGCATGAAAAATCGATATTTGAATAATAAAATGTATAAAGAGAATAGCGAATATAATTATGATACCAAGAAAATTAATACTATAATATTATCATCTATATTTTAGTAGAATGCGGTAAAATCACTCATGTAACTTAGAATTAACCTTTAAATTTAAAAAGTCTTGACGGTCAGGTGTTATACTTAGTCATACATTTTTCAGACTAAAACTTCGTTTCAGTTGCTACCTTTGCTGGATTATTTTTATATAATATGACTAATGAACAAAATAATAAGATGATCTATTACGATGTATACTGTTGTAGAAAACTGAGGAGGCTTTTATGTTCAATAAATTAGCTTTAAAAATCGGACTTTTGTTTTTCCTGGTAATTCTTATTATTGAAATCATACTATTCTATATCCTATATACAAATCTAGTCGCTGATCGTGTGGAGGAAGTAATGGGGGATTTATTGGCCCGGGGGAATACACACAGGGACGTATTGGAAGAAAACTATACAACCACTACATTGGAACATGTTGCGATTATGGAGTCAGAATCAGATTTTATTGTGGTAATAACAGATGAGAATGGAGAGATAATCATCAACTCTGATCCGGTTGAACCAGAAATGATGACTGTCATTGAACATACTGATTATGGTGAAATACCACAAGAAGGAGTTATCCTGAAATCAAATTGGTCAGAAGAAAAATATGTCTCTACGGATAGCCCTTTAACATTTAATGAAACTCATAGTGGGCATGTTTTTATGTTTGCTGAAAGTGATAGCATCAAACGGATTATTAATCATCTCAGTCATAAATTTTTGCTTGTGGGTTTATTGACTTTACTTCTGACTGTTATAACCGTGTTTATTCTTTCCAGAGTTATTACCCAACCAGTATTGAGGATGAAAAAAGCGACAGAACAATTAAGTAGAGGCAATCATAACGTGGAATTGTATACACATCGAAAAGATGAGCTTGGAGATTTGGCGACTTCAATTACTTTGCTGTCTCAAGATCTGGAACGTTTAAAAAACGAGAGAAATGAATTTTTAGGGAGTATATCGCATGAGCTACGAACACCTTTAACCTATATGAAAGGATATGCGGATATTATTAGCAGAAAAGATATATCCACGACAGACAGGAATAAATACATTAAAATTATTCAGGAAGAAACAGAGCATTTATTAGACCTGATAAAAAATCTATTTGAATTAGCTAAAATCGATCATAATGAATTTGCTATCACAAAAGAGAGGGTAGTATTTAGCGCTTTGATTGAGACGGTTTTAGCACGAATCTATCCAGCGCTCAATGAAAAAAAGATAAAACTTTTCTTTCATTGTCCGGATAACTTGATTGTTATGGCTGATCCTGAAAGAATTCAACAAGTTATATTGAATATATTAGATAATGCAATAAAGTATACTCCTGAGAAAGGTCATATCACAATAGAGGTTAATCAAAATAAAAATGAAATTTTAACAACTATTTCAGATACAGGCGAAGGAATCCCAGAAAAAGATATACCTTTTATATTCAATCGATTGTATCGTTCTGAAAAGTCTAGATCTCGGGTAAGCGGAGGATCTGGTCTCGGGCTTACAATCGCTAAAGAAATTGTGGAGTTGCATGGTGGCGATATTAAAGTAAAAAGTATACTCGGCAAAGGAACTGTTTTCGTCATATCTTTAAAGAAGGAGAATGTAAATGAATAAAGTGTTGTTAATTGATGATGAAGAGAGAATGCTCGAGCTGTTGACATTATACTTGAAACCTTATCCTTATTTTTGTCGAAAAGCAGTCGGTGCAAAAGCAGGGCTTAAGTTTTTTAAAGAAGAGAAGTTTGATCTTATTCTACTGGATATCATGATGCCTGAAATGAATGGATGGGAAGTATGCAGAGAAATACGGCAATACTCAGATGTTCCTATTATCATGGTGACTGCACGTGAGCAGAAAGAAGATATTGTAAAAGGACTCAAGTTGGGTGCAGATGACTATATAACAAAACCTTTTGATGAAGCAGAATTGGTTGCAAGAATGGATGCATTACTAAGAAGAACAAGAACTGTCAACCGGATTGAAGTAGAAGGGCTGTTATGGGACGAAGATCAATATGAACTATCCTATAAAAAACAACTTGTAAAATTAACACCAAAAGAATTTGCAATCATTGGATTATTCATGAAAAATCCAGGAAGGGTTTTTTCTAGAAATCAATTGATTGATTTAGTGTGGAATATGGATTCTGATACGGAAGGACGTACTGTGGATTCCCATGTTAGAAATATGAGGAAGAAAATTCGGGACGTTGGCTTTCCTATCGATGATTATTTTCACACGGTGTGGGGCGTTGGTTATAAATGGACTAAAAATTAAAAAACACTTTCAATATTAGAATGATAGACTGATGCCCTCATTCGATTAATAAGAAACGCCATATCTAAATTATTATTTAACATGGCGTTTTTTCTATATAAGATTTTTAAGCGATTTCCTTACAAGCTTCTGCACATTCGTGATTCAATCTGATGCATTCTGTCATCATATTTACATCTTCTTCTTTCAAACAGGCATCGTAGCAATAGTTACAGGCTTCTATACATTCATGTAACGTCTAAATCAATTGTTGGTGTTGTTCATGTGCCATTGTAAATCTTTTCTATAGAATAAAATCACTTACTTGGAAATTATTATACCGAGATATTAGAAAAAAAGAATTATAAATTATACTTTAAGTCACTAAATGTCGAGTAGGAATATGTCGAAAACAAATTTATAGAATATAAGTTAGATTATTAAATAATATATAATACTTACCATGATTACTCATATAAAATATAATTCATGAACATACTATCTTAAAACTAGTCTAATTATAAAAGTACTTTTTGTATAGGACATCTATTTCAATCACAGTATTTTATTATGTTGGTATTAAATATATGTTAAAATAGTGGTTGAATTTTATCGAAGAAAGTTAGGTTGAAGCTTGTGAGACGAGTTAAGAAAAAGAGTTCTGAAGCGATAAAGTACCAGCTATTTAAATCTAGAGCGAATACATTAATTTTTATAGTTTTTATTTCTTTTTTAATATTAATCGTTCGTTTAGGTTACTTACAAGTTGTACAAGGTGATTCTTATCATGAACGCGTTGAAAATGCGCAATATGTAAAAATCAACCAAAACGTACCGCGTGGAGAGATTTATGATCGAAATGGAAATGTGCTCGTTCAAAATAAGTCTGAACGTGCAATATTTTTTACAAGACATCGTAATATGTCTAATGGTGAAATCATGGAGATTGCTGAAAAGTTATCAGAGTATCTTAAAATGGATGATGAAAAAATTTCATTAAGAGATAAGCAAGATTACGCGTTAAATAAGTATTTCGATGACTTATTAAAAGAAATGCCAAATGAAGCTAAGTTATTAGAAGATGGTAATATCTCTAAAAATGATTTTAACGAAGAAGCGTATAATCAAATTTCTGATGACTATTTAGATGATTTACTTACAAAAGACGATATAAACATCATTTCAATTTATACAAAAATGATTGTCGCGAGTGAATTAAATCCAGTCACTATTAAAGGTAGTGATGTTACAGAAAAAGAGTTTGCGAGTATTAACGAAGATTTAGATGATTTAGAAGGTATAACTACAGGCATGGACTGGAAAAGAGAATACCCGTATGGTTCAACGTTACGTACTATTTTTGGTGATATCAGTTCACCAGAAGAAGGTTTACCAAAAGAATTGTCAGAGTACTACAAATCACTTGGATACTCTCAAAATGATCGCGTCGGTAAGTCGTACTTAGAATTTCAGTATGAGGATATTTTACGTGGTGAAAAAGAAGAAGTGAAATACTCAACTGACCGTGCTGGTCGAATTATTAACCAGGAAGTAGTTAAAGAAGGTAAACCTGGTAACGATTTATACTTAACAATTGATATCGAACTTCAACAAGAATTAGAAGAGTTAGCAGAATATCACTTAAAAGAAATGCATAATTTAGCAATTCAGGCTAAAGAACGTGCAGATACTTATGGTGATATTGAGTGGGATATTCGACCAGAATTTTTAGATACTGTAAACTTAGTTGTCCAAGACCCTTATAACGGAGACGTTTTAGCTATGGTCGGAAAGCATATTAATGAAGACGGTGAAATTGAAGACTTTGACTACGGAACCTTTGCCGTAACCTATGTACCAGGATCATCAGTGAAAGTTGCTACAGTAACTACTGGTTATCAAAATGATGTCCTTAGTCCAGGAGAATTCATTGTAGATGAACCACTTCAATTTGCAGATGGAACGAATAAATCATCTTTCTTTAACCGTAAAAATCATTACAATATTGATGATCAAGAAGCGTTAATGGTTTCGTCAAACGTCTATATGATTAAAACAGCACTTCGTTTATTGGGGCTAGAATATCAGAATAATATGCCGCTACCAAGTGACATTTCTCAAGATGCTTATAAATTAAGAAATGGACTAAATCAGTTTGGTCTTGGAGTATCTACAGGTATTGATTTACCAAATGAAGATACAGGAATATCACCACCATTAACGAATAATGCAGGTAACTATATTGACCTTGCAATTGGTCAGTATGATACGTATTCAGCTATGCAACTCTCTCAATATATTTCAACTGTTGCCAATGGAGGAAGTCGAATTGAAACACACTTAGCTAAAGAAATTCGAGAACATAATCCAAATGCACCAGGTAAAGTATTAAGAACATTTAATGCGAATGTTTTAAATACAGTTATGATGTCAGAAGCAGAAAAAAATCAAATATATGCTGGCCTATATGACGTATTTAATACACATGACGAGTCAACTAATAGATACGGAACAGGATGGGATGCATATCATAAGTTAGAGCCAAAAGCTGCTGGAAAAACTGGAACTGCCGAAGCGTTTCGTGAGGGTGTACCAGTATTAAACCAAACATATATTGGTTATGCGCCTTATGATAATCCAGATATGGCCTTTTCGATTATTTGGCCAACGACACCGATGACAATTCCATTCTTCCCTGCTCAATATATGGGTAGAGATGTTATTCAAAAATATTATGAACTTGAATACGGTGCACCAAAGAAAGGTTATCATAAGTATGACTTAAATGAATTTTACCCAAGAATTAAAGCGGGTACTTACGATAGTTAGAAACTACTGAATTTCAGTAGTTTCTTTTTTTACATCTTTTTTACATTGCTTTTATTTTTTCTTTAAAAAGCCTTTGTATTATAAAGATGTAAATCAAACAAATGTTTTTGGAGGAAGCCAAATGAAGAAGAAAAGTTTAAGTTTAGCTATGATGTTAGTTTTAGGAGGATCACTTGCTGCTTGTAATAATAGTGATGAAGAAGATACAAGTGCAACAAATGAAGATTCAACAGAAGTAAAAGATGATCAAGCATCAACTTCACAAGAAACAGTGATTGGTGACGGTTCTAGTACAGTGTTCCCAATCTTAGAAATCATAAATGAGGACTACAATGCGGAATACGGTAGTGCAGCTGAAATTGGAGTATCAGGAACAGGCGCAGGTTTTGATCGTTTTATTTCTGGGGAAACTGATTTCCAAAACGCATCTCGTCCTATCAAAGATGAGGAAAAAGAAAAGTTAGATGAAGCAGGTATTGAGTATACTGAATTAGAAGTTGCGATTGACGGTTTAACAGTTGCTGTTAATAAAGATAATGACTTTGTAGAAGATTTAACTTTTGAAGAATTATATAAAATCTACTCTGGTGAAGCAACGAACTGGTCAGATGTACGTAGTGATTTCCCAGATGAGAAAATCGCAGTATACGGTCCAGACCAATCACACGGTACACATGATTTCTTCAAAGAAGAAGTGATGGATGATGAAGATATTACTGGTGAACTTATTCAAGATACAAACCAAGTAGTTAACGCAGTAACTTCAGATAAAAATGCGATTGGATTCTTTGGTTATAACTTCTACTTAAATAACAAAGATTCGTTAAAAGCATTAGCGATTCAAGGTGAAGATAGCAGTGAAGCGGTAGAACCAACTGAAGAAAATGTTAAAAACTACAACTATCCATTATCTAGAGCATTATATGTATATGTTGCTGACGAAAAAGTGAAAGAAAATGATGATTTAAAACAATTTATTGAATTTACATTAGACAATGCTACAGCTGCAGCAGAAGATTCAGGATATGTAGCATTAGACGGTGATAAACTACAAGAACAAAAAGACAAATTCAATGAAATTAGTGAGAACTAATTGAAGTAGGGATTAAATGAAAGAGTTAAACATACAACAACAAATAGAACGTAAAAAGCGTTCAAAAACTTTTGAGAAAGCAGTACCTATCGTACTGTTTTCTATTACTATTGTTTCAGTATTAACGACCATTGGTATTTTATATACACTAATATCAGAGACGATCCATTTCTTTAGTCGAGTCTCTCTAATCGAATTTTTTACGAGTGATACGTGGAACGCGTTTAGTAGCGATCCAACATTTGGAATTTTTCCACTCATACTTGGGACATTTAAAATTGTATTAATTGCAACAATTTTTGCAGTACCAACTGGTGTCTTTGCAGCAATTTATTTAAGTGAATATGCACCAAGTTCTGTTAGAAAAGTATTAAAACCAACACTTGAAGTACTTGCAGGTATACCAACAGTTGTATATGGTGCATTCGCGATCACGTTTGTAACACCGACTTTACAAGCAATCCTACCATCACTTGGTCATTTTAACGCGATTAGTCCAGGTTTAGTCGTTGGATTAATGATTTTACCGATGATTACGAGCTTAACAGATGACGCGATGGCTAATGTACCAAATGCAATTCGAGAAGGATCATATGGCCTTGGTGCAACACAACTAGAAACAGTATTTAAAGTTGTATTACCAGCAGCATTGTCTGGAATAGTTGCATCTATTGTACTAGCTACGTCACGTGCTATCGGTGAAACAATGATTGTATCAATTGCGGCTGGTTCTACACCAAATAGTAGTTTTAATTTATTTGAATCATTACAAACTATGACAGGATTTATAGTTCAAGTGACATCAGGTGATGCAGCGTTTGGATCAGATGTCTACTACAGTTTATATGCAGTTGGTATAACACTATTTGTACTCACATTAATAATGAACATGTTATCAGTTTGGATTACGAAGCGATTTAAGGAGGAATACTAATGGCGACTAGTGAAGTAATGATTGAAAAAAGAAATTCTAAGCGTGCGTTACTTGATAGTGTCATGAGAATAGTATTCTTATTATCGACACTTGTCGGTATAGTCGCACTCGTAATTTTAATTGGATCAGTATTGAAAGATGGACTTGGTGCTTTAAGTATAGAATTCTTTACAAATTTTAGTTCGAGTCGTCCTGAGCGTGCAGGAATTAAAGGTGCATTAATTGGAACAATTTGGTTAATGGCACTAACAACTCCGATTGCAATATTTTTATCGGTAGGAACAGCTTTATATTTAGAAGAATATGCGCCTAAAAATAAAATTACACGCTTTATTGAAGTTAATATTGCGAATTTAGCAGGGGTACCATCAGTTGTATTTGGATTACTCGGGTTAACAATTTTTGTAAGACAGTTTGGCCTTGGTAACTCAGTACTTGCTGCAAGTTTAACGTTATCATTAATGATTATGCCGGTCATAATAGTTTCAAGTAAAGAAGCTCTTAGAAGTGTTCCCCATTCTATTCGTGAAGGCTCAATTGGACTCGGTGCATCTAAATGGCAGACGATTTATAGAATTGTATTACCCGCAGCTATTCCAGGAATTATAACAGGAATTATACTCGCTATTTCACGTGCCATTGGGGAGACAGCTCCATTAGTTGTGATTGGTATTCCAGTTGCATTACTTACAACACCAGATAGTATATTTGATTCATTCCAGGCACTTCCAATGCAAATCTACAACTGGGTAAAAATGCCACAAGAAGGATTTGTAGCATTGACGGCAGCAGGAATTATCGTATTACTTGCAATACTATTAATGATGAATTTAGTTGCGGTATTAATTAGAAATAAATATTCAAAGAGATTTTAGGTGAAAATAATGACAGTAATATTAAAAGAGCAAAATGAATCAATAGAAAGTGAAACGATTCAGCCTTTAAATGATAAAGAGGCACATCAAACAGTATTCTCTACGAAAAATTTAAATCTATGGTACGGAGACAATCATGCACTTAAAGATGTAAATCTTGATTTCCATGAAAAGGAAATTAGCGCAATTATCGGACCATCCGGTTGTGGTAAATCAACATTTATAAAAGCATTGAACCGAATGGTAGAGCTCGTTCCAAATGTACGTATCGAGGGAGAAGTTTTATATAGAGACACTGATATTCTAAATAAAAAACAATCTCTAGAACTACTACGTACTAAAGTAGGAAT encodes:
- a CDS encoding HAMP domain-containing sensor histidine kinase, translating into MFNKLALKIGLLFFLVILIIEIILFYILYTNLVADRVEEVMGDLLARGNTHRDVLEENYTTTTLEHVAIMESESDFIVVITDENGEIIINSDPVEPEMMTVIEHTDYGEIPQEGVILKSNWSEEKYVSTDSPLTFNETHSGHVFMFAESDSIKRIINHLSHKFLLVGLLTLLLTVITVFILSRVITQPVLRMKKATEQLSRGNHNVELYTHRKDELGDLATSITLLSQDLERLKNERNEFLGSISHELRTPLTYMKGYADIISRKDISTTDRNKYIKIIQEETEHLLDLIKNLFELAKIDHNEFAITKERVVFSALIETVLARIYPALNEKKIKLFFHCPDNLIVMADPERIQQVILNILDNAIKYTPEKGHITIEVNQNKNEILTTISDTGEGIPEKDIPFIFNRLYRSEKSRSRVSGGSGLGLTIAKEIVELHGGDIKVKSILGKGTVFVISLKKENVNE
- a CDS encoding response regulator transcription factor, with the protein product MNKVLLIDDEERMLELLTLYLKPYPYFCRKAVGAKAGLKFFKEEKFDLILLDIMMPEMNGWEVCREIRQYSDVPIIMVTAREQKEDIVKGLKLGADDYITKPFDEAELVARMDALLRRTRTVNRIEVEGLLWDEDQYELSYKKQLVKLTPKEFAIIGLFMKNPGRVFSRNQLIDLVWNMDSDTEGRTVDSHVRNMRKKIRDVGFPIDDYFHTVWGVGYKWTKN
- a CDS encoding peptidoglycan D,D-transpeptidase FtsI family protein yields the protein MRRVKKKSSEAIKYQLFKSRANTLIFIVFISFLILIVRLGYLQVVQGDSYHERVENAQYVKINQNVPRGEIYDRNGNVLVQNKSERAIFFTRHRNMSNGEIMEIAEKLSEYLKMDDEKISLRDKQDYALNKYFDDLLKEMPNEAKLLEDGNISKNDFNEEAYNQISDDYLDDLLTKDDINIISIYTKMIVASELNPVTIKGSDVTEKEFASINEDLDDLEGITTGMDWKREYPYGSTLRTIFGDISSPEEGLPKELSEYYKSLGYSQNDRVGKSYLEFQYEDILRGEKEEVKYSTDRAGRIINQEVVKEGKPGNDLYLTIDIELQQELEELAEYHLKEMHNLAIQAKERADTYGDIEWDIRPEFLDTVNLVVQDPYNGDVLAMVGKHINEDGEIEDFDYGTFAVTYVPGSSVKVATVTTGYQNDVLSPGEFIVDEPLQFADGTNKSSFFNRKNHYNIDDQEALMVSSNVYMIKTALRLLGLEYQNNMPLPSDISQDAYKLRNGLNQFGLGVSTGIDLPNEDTGISPPLTNNAGNYIDLAIGQYDTYSAMQLSQYISTVANGGSRIETHLAKEIREHNPNAPGKVLRTFNANVLNTVMMSEAEKNQIYAGLYDVFNTHDESTNRYGTGWDAYHKLEPKAAGKTGTAEAFREGVPVLNQTYIGYAPYDNPDMAFSIIWPTTPMTIPFFPAQYMGRDVIQKYYELEYGAPKKGYHKYDLNEFYPRIKAGTYDS
- a CDS encoding phosphate ABC transporter substrate-binding protein PstS family protein codes for the protein MKKKSLSLAMMLVLGGSLAACNNSDEEDTSATNEDSTEVKDDQASTSQETVIGDGSSTVFPILEIINEDYNAEYGSAAEIGVSGTGAGFDRFISGETDFQNASRPIKDEEKEKLDEAGIEYTELEVAIDGLTVAVNKDNDFVEDLTFEELYKIYSGEATNWSDVRSDFPDEKIAVYGPDQSHGTHDFFKEEVMDDEDITGELIQDTNQVVNAVTSDKNAIGFFGYNFYLNNKDSLKALAIQGEDSSEAVEPTEENVKNYNYPLSRALYVYVADEKVKENDDLKQFIEFTLDNATAAAEDSGYVALDGDKLQEQKDKFNEISEN
- the pstC gene encoding phosphate ABC transporter permease subunit PstC; this translates as MKELNIQQQIERKKRSKTFEKAVPIVLFSITIVSVLTTIGILYTLISETIHFFSRVSLIEFFTSDTWNAFSSDPTFGIFPLILGTFKIVLIATIFAVPTGVFAAIYLSEYAPSSVRKVLKPTLEVLAGIPTVVYGAFAITFVTPTLQAILPSLGHFNAISPGLVVGLMILPMITSLTDDAMANVPNAIREGSYGLGATQLETVFKVVLPAALSGIVASIVLATSRAIGETMIVSIAAGSTPNSSFNLFESLQTMTGFIVQVTSGDAAFGSDVYYSLYAVGITLFVLTLIMNMLSVWITKRFKEEY
- the pstA gene encoding phosphate ABC transporter permease PstA; amino-acid sequence: MATSEVMIEKRNSKRALLDSVMRIVFLLSTLVGIVALVILIGSVLKDGLGALSIEFFTNFSSSRPERAGIKGALIGTIWLMALTTPIAIFLSVGTALYLEEYAPKNKITRFIEVNIANLAGVPSVVFGLLGLTIFVRQFGLGNSVLAASLTLSLMIMPVIIVSSKEALRSVPHSIREGSIGLGASKWQTIYRIVLPAAIPGIITGIILAISRAIGETAPLVVIGIPVALLTTPDSIFDSFQALPMQIYNWVKMPQEGFVALTAAGIIVLLAILLMMNLVAVLIRNKYSKRF